Within the Acidimicrobiia bacterium genome, the region CCGCTGGACCACAGGGTCGGCGATCGTGGTCGATGGCGGCTACGCGGCGCCGTAGGGGTTCGGCGATGAGTCGGGAACCGCACGCGCCGCCGATACAGGCAGACATGAACTGGTTCGCCGTCCTCGCCCATCACGCGAGCCGTTTCCCGGACAAGCCGGTCACGGTCCTCGGCGACGAGACCGTCACCTACGGCGAGATGGTCGTGCGCGCCTCCTCGTTGGCCGCCGGGATGCACGAACGCGGCGTCGGTGTCGGTGACGTCGTGGGCCTGCTCTCGTACAACTGCACCGAGTTCCTGGAGACGATCTTCGCCGCGAACTACCTCGGGGCCTCTGTGATGCCGATCAACTGGCGTCTCGCCGCGCCCGAGGTGCGGTACATCCTGGAGCACTCCGAAGCAACCGCGCTCGTGTGCGACGAAGCACTCGTCGATCTCGCGAACGACGCGACGAAGGGCATGGAAGCCACCCTTCTCCGAACGTCGATCTCTGGGCACCTCGACGGATGGACACCGTTCGCTGAGCTGCACGCTGCGCCGAACGCAACGTCACGTGCACCGGTAGCGGGCGACGACGTACACCGGCTGATGTACACCTCGGGGACCACGGGACGACCCAAGGGCGTCATGATCACCCACGCCAACCTGGCGTGGAAGAACCTGGCGCACATCATCGAGTTCGGCTTCACCAGGGCCGATCTCGGCCTGGCGTGCGGGCCCCTGTACCACGTCGGAGCGCTCGACCTCACGACGACCTCGCTGATCGCCGCGGGCGCAACGACGATCATCCATCGCGTGTTCGAGGCTTCCGACGTCGTCGACGAAATCGAGCGATCGCGTGTCACGACCGTGTGGCTCGCACCGGCGATGGTGAACGCCGTCATAGCGCTGCCCGATATCGACCAGCGCGACCTCTCGTCGGTGCGCTTGGTCATCAACGGTGGCGAGAAGATGCCGATCCCGTTGATCGAGCGGCTGCAGCGGACGTTCCCGTCGGCATGGTTCGCCGACGCGTACGGCCTCACCGAGACGGTCTCGGGCGATACATTCCTCGACAAGGGCAG harbors:
- a CDS encoding long-chain fatty acid--CoA ligase → MNWFAVLAHHASRFPDKPVTVLGDETVTYGEMVVRASSLAAGMHERGVGVGDVVGLLSYNCTEFLETIFAANYLGASVMPINWRLAAPEVRYILEHSEATALVCDEALVDLANDATKGMEATLLRTSISGHLDGWTPFAELHAAPNATSRAPVAGDDVHRLMYTSGTTGRPKGVMITHANLAWKNLAHIIEFGFTRADLGLACGPLYHVGALDLTTTSLIAAGATTIIHRVFEASDVVDEIERSRVTTVWLAPAMVNAVIALPDIDQRDLSSVRLVINGGEKMPIPLIERLQRTFPSAWFADAYGLTETVSGDTFLDKGSIVTKLGSVGRPCLYLELDVWDEHGTSLPAGERGEVVLRGPKVFRGYWRDPEATAVAFAGGWFHTGDIGVRDDDGYLFIVDRLKDMILSGGENIAGSEVERVLYEHDAVLEAAVVGRPDDRWGEVPIAFVAVRPNATATADELIEHCRRELARFKVPKDVLFVDALPRNPSGKVLKRELRERTA